The following proteins are co-located in the Camelina sativa cultivar DH55 chromosome 12, Cs, whole genome shotgun sequence genome:
- the LOC109125008 gene encoding dof zinc finger protein DOF4.5-like, giving the protein MVSPDIQQVTPDIEQVNHQPFSYVQESNEFVGSFGASSSSVAAATVGNHFGSLSDIRGNMVPNVPPPSQSFQPNHRLDFQDGSFEHDYYNVGSSTNPFINQSIGGGYVDNYNGYGMEQYKWNQSFNNTLTMNHDASTSGSRGSDMTMMHNDNKNKIRYNSVIKHPCHLEKHGP; this is encoded by the coding sequence ATGGTTTCTCCTGACATCCAACAGGTTACCCCTGACATCGAACAGGTTAATCATCAACCTTTCTCGTATGTTCAAGAAAGCAATGAGTTTGTTGGATCTTttggtgcttcttcttcttctgttgctgCTGCTACTGTTGGAAACCATTTTGGTTCTTTGTCTGATATTCGTGGTAATATGGTACCAAATGTGCCTCCTCCATCTCAAAGTTTCCAACCAAATCATCGCCTGGATTTCCAAGATGGATCATTTGAACATGATTATTACAATGTTGGATCCAGTACTAATCCTTTCATAAACCAATCAATTGGTGGTGGTTATGTTGATAATTACAACGGTTATGGCATGGAGCAATACAAGTGGAACCAGAGCTTCAACAACACTCTAACCATGAATCATGACGCCAGCACTAGTGGAAGCAGAGGATCTGACATGACCATGATGCACAacgacaacaaaaacaagatcagATACAACAGTGTGATCAAGCATCCTTGTCATCTAGAGAAGCATGGTCCTTAA
- the LOC104731439 gene encoding adrenodoxin-like protein 2, mitochondrial — protein sequence MLFNRLSRLGSRIVKELPRERHFSMRGMRILQRSYGQYLQSSPMPQRQTRSFHEAFFSNNHMFSASYSTATEKGGEETEKINVIFVDKDGEEIHVKVPIGMNILEAAHENDKVP from the exons ATGCTGTTCAATAGGCTATCAAGATTAGGTTCTCGCATTGTTAAAGAGCTCCCAAGAg AGAGGCATTTCTCAATGCGTGGAATGAGGATTCTACAAAGGTCTTATGGCCAATATCTGCAATCTTCG CCAATGCCACAAAGGCAAACTAGGAGTTTCCATGAAGCATTTTTCTCGAATAATCATATGTTTTCTGCATCATATAGCACAGCCACTGAAAAAGGTGGCGAAGAAACAGAAAA GATAAACGTTATCTTTGTTGATAAAGATGGAGAGGAAATTCATGTTAAG GTCCCCATTGGAATGAACATCCTTGAAGCTGCTCATGAAAATGATAAGGTCCCCTGA